ATTCTCGCTCTCGCTCAAAAGCGCGACATCAACGGGATCATCAGCCATCCGCGCGTGGTCGCCCTCGCCCAGAACGAGGACTTGGACGCCCTGCTGGAGCGATATAATTTTGAAGCCGCGCTCGATGCCACACTGGCTCAGCGTAAAGCCAATCAACAACAGCCAGCTCGCCGCTCTGAGGACCCTAATGCGCAGCCCAGCGAGCCGATTATTATCATCGAGCCCATCGATAATCCGTGAGCGGGGGTGCGCCCTCAAGGGGCACCGTGCGGCCACTCTGTGTCATTGCGAACATACGCCCCATCCTCAAAGCTGGAAAAATACAGCTCCGTCCAGGGATGGATGATGCACTCGCCCGCGGTATCGGCGGTCAGGCTCTCTTGAGCCGCATAGGTGGAGTACGAGACACCATCCACCAGCACGTGATACCAAGGCTGGTTGCGATCCGGGCGAGTCTGATTGTGGGAATACCACGACTCCGAGGCCTGACAGACCTCATCGAAGGCAACCACCACTCCCCGGTAGCCGTAGCGGACATGGCGCACCAACTGCCCCACACGAAAGCGTGGTGTGCCTCTCTGCCTGAATGCTTCCCTGGGGGCGATCATTGTTCGCAAACATCCCTAGGCCATTGCCCACCTGCTGGACAACGCTAAAAAGCAAAGGCTACCAACTGTAGCCAGCCTCTGGCCTCGCAGGCTACTTTTTCCCGATAGCAGAGAAGATGGCCTTGAGGCGGTTGCCCCAGTTGGCCTTTTCCGCGGCAGAGGGCTTGGGGGCATCGAGCGCCCCCTCATCCCACCACTGCGGGCTCTCGGTCTTCAGGCCCGTGGACTTGCGCAGGCTGAAAAGAATCATCGGGACCGATTCACGCAGGTCGATCTCCTTACCGCTGGGGAAGATCAGATCCATCTGGTGAATGTAGTGCTCCGAGTGGCGCATGCTGGCGGGTACAGACGTGAGCGACTGGATGCTGGGGAGGTGCTCGCGCAGGGCTTTGATGTCAAACTTGGCCAGCAGCTTCTCGATCTGCTTCTCGGACTCATCGTTGGGGGTATCCACCACGAAGGTCAGACACAGGTAGTTAACCGTGTGCGGGCCGCTCGGTCGGGCCACTTTGCACAGTCCGGTCAGCATCTTGCCGCCGGAACCGGGCAGGTGAAAATCGAAAAAGGCCAGAAACTCCTCGTGCGAAAAGAAGTCGTTGAGTTCCTGCTGGACGTCGGGGTTGGGTAAATTATCGCTCACGGCAGAGAATAATAGGGTACGGATCAACAACTTATCACTTCAAGCCGTTTTGACTAGCAAAAACCGCCCCGGCGGGCAAACTCGGGCTGTTTTTATGGAGCACGAAGGCATTCACTGGCTGCCCTTTCTGGTCACCGCGCTGATCATTTTCATCGGCGTACTGGGCTCGATCGTGCCGGTCCTGCCCGGCTGCGTCATCATCTGGTCCGGCATCTTCATCTACAAGCTGTGGGTGCCCGGCGATGTCTCCTGGAAGGTCGTCATCATCACCGGCCTACTCGCCGCCCTCGCGCAGGTCCTGGACTTTATCGCGGGCTACTGGGGCGCGAAGAAATTTGGAGGCAGCACACGTGGAGCCGTCGGTGCCGTGCTCGGGGGTATTATCGGGCCGTTTGTGATGTCTCCGTTTTTTGGGCTCGTGCTCGGGCCGATCATCGGGGCCATCATCGGTGAGCTGTCTGCCCGGCGTACTTTGCTGGAGTCCGGCAAGTCCGGCGTGGGCACCCTCGTCGGCGGCATCGCCTCCTTTATCATCAAGATCGGCATCTCCTTCTGTATGGTGGCGATGTTCTACTACTCGATGTTCGCGTAAGAACTGTTTTGCCCCGGAAGCGCCCTCCCCTTGCCATTTGGCAAAAATGCGTCACGCTGGACTTTTTGCACGAACATGGGTTTAACGATCGAAGACTGGGGCCGCACGGCCTACACGGACGCTTTTGAGCGGCAGCTGGAGCGCGTCGAGCAGCGCCTGGACGGCGAAATCGGCGACACGCTCATCCTGACCGAGCACGACTCGGTCTATACCATCGGTGCCCGCCACGGGGCCGAGAAGCACCTGCTGCTCGCCCCCGATGCCCTGACGCAAAAGGGCATCACCGTGGCCAAGACCAACCGCGGCGGCGACATCACCTGGCACGGCCCCGGCCAAATCGTAGGCTACCCGGTGGTCTCGCTGGCCGACACCCGCGACCTGCACGCCTACCTGCGCAATATCGAGCAGCTCATCATCAATGTGCTCGGCTCGCTCGGGCTGGCCGCCGACCGCCGCGAGGGCTTGACCGGCATCTGGCTGGGCACCCGCAAGATCGCCGCCATCGGCGTGGCCGTAAAGCGCTGGGTCACCTACCACGGCTTCGCGCTCAACGTGAACTGCGACCTGGGCAACTTCGGGGGGATCGTCCCCTGCGGCATCACTCCGGCCGAGGGGACCGTCACCTCCGCCGCCGCCGAGCTGGGCCACGAAATCGACCTCACCGAGGTCAAACAACTCATCGCCACCGAGGCCGAGACACTGTTTGGAGTTGAAGCAACGAACGCATAACCATCTTCCCGCCACGCGAGAAACCCCCATCGGCCTTTGACAAACGGCGCGGGTGTGGCAAAATTGACCTTTTCTCTCATGAGCGACAGCGATCTCCAACGCAAACCTTCCTGGCTGCGGGCCAAGCTTCCCAACGGTCCCGGCTACATGGAAACCCGCCGTAACGTAGACAGCCACAACCTGCACACCGTCTGCCAGAGTGCCCAGTGCCCGAATATGGGCGAGTGCTGGAGCCGTGGCACCGCCACGGTGATGATCCTCGGTAACACCTGCACCCGCTCGTGCACCTTTTGCGCCATCCACACCGGCCGTCCCACCGAGCTTGATCTGGGCGAACCGGCCCGCGTGGCCGACTCCGTCGCCCGCATGGGCCTGAAGCACGTGGTCGTCACCTCCGTGGCCCGCGATGACCTCAAGGACGGCGGTGCCAGCGTCTGGGCTGCCACCGTGCGCGCTATCCGCCACCGCTGCCCGAACACCGCCATCGAGGTGCTCCCGGCGGACTTCCGCGGCAAGGCCGAGCACCTCGACATCCTGCTCGACGCCAAGCCCGACATTTTAAACCACAACATGGAGACGGTGAAGCGCCTCCAGCGCCCGATCCGCAAGACCGCCACCTATGACCGCTCCATGTGGGTCCTGAAGCACGCCAAGAGCCGCGGCTTCATCACCAAGAGCGGCATCATGCTCGGCATCGGCGAGAAGGAAGAGGAAATGGTCGAACTGCTCAAGGACCTCCGCGCCATCGGCGTGAACATCCTGACCATCGGCCAGTACCTCCAGCCCACCAAGAACCACGAACCGATCGACCGCTGGGTCACTCCAGAGGAGTTTGCCCACTGGAAAAGCTTCGGGCTCGGCATGGGCTTCGATGTGATCGAAAGCGGTCCGCTCGTGCGCTCCTCCTACCACGCCGACGAGCAGAGCGACGGCTTCAAGCTCGTCGAACGCCGCTCCGGCGCTGCCGCCACCGCCTAAGCAGGTTGAACCCGGTGCTACGCGCCCCGGACCCGCGGCAGGTCCGGCTGGACCACCATATATGCTTGTGGATGCGTTATCTCGTCCATGACATTTTCTCCTGAAAATGTCATCAGTGATCCGGAAGGATCTCGGGTGCAGGGCTTGCCCTGCTAATCCTGTAGTCGGACTTCGTACCAGAGCGTCTGGTCGTCGGGGCCGATAGTCCAGGTGGAGCTGCCGTCGGCAGCCTTGGTGACAGGCACGCTGCTCAACCGCTTGCCATCGCCGTCGAGCGCGTACACGGCGCTAACGGACGCATCGAGCGTGAAGGTGGCGGGGATGCCATTGACCTCCGCAGGCCCGCGCCCCCAGTCATTACCGACGGTGGTACGGTCTTCATTCCACGCCATGCCGGGGCTTTCGGCCCGGCCAACAGCCACCAGTACCAACCGCGAAGCCTCCTCCAGCGCGCTGCCGTCATAGCTGCTCACAAAGACGCAGGCGTAGTCTCGGTCCACGCTGCCGATGCTCATCGTTAGGCCATCCAGCTTCGTCTCGGAATCAGCCACCAGACCGAACAACCCACGCGTCGCCGGGGTGTTAACGATCAGGCGAGCCTTGCGCGGAGCATCCGTCTGCCAGACGACTTGCCCGTCCGGGTCGGAGAGGAATTTGTCCGGCGAGGGTACCGTGGGATGCTCCAGCTCAGGATCAATCCCGATCTGCCGGTCAAACGCCAGCAGCGGCGAGGGGCGCTCATTGAGTGTACCAGCCGCGACCTTGGACAGCGGCTTCAAGTCCCCGCGCACGTAGAGGTTTGCGCTGACGCCCATCAGGGCCAGCTTGACCGGGTCACCCGTGAGGTTGAAGAAACCGTACAGCCCCTGAATATCCCACTGCCCGCCCAGCGTGTGGTAGTTGAAGAAGAAGACGCCGTCCCAATCCTGAAGGGCCGCCAGGACCCCGGCGAAAGGCGCGGTGCTCGCCGCAAAGTTGTTCGGGCTCGGGATCATCCACTCGGACACCGTAAAGGGCCGCCCTAGGATCCGCCATGTGCCAGCCCGCGTGAGCGTATCCTCACCGGGAAACTGCTCCATCGGGATGTTTTTTACGAACCAGTTGTTCCGGTCCCAGGACTTACCGGGGAAGCTCGGGTGGTGCCAATAGCCGTGCATATCGACATACTCGCAGGACTCTGCGGTGACATGCGCGCCGTGGTAGCTGGCCTGCGAACCGGTGATCGGCACCTTGACGCCGAGATCATCACGCAGGTAGCGGGTCATGTCCTGGATAAACTCGACCTCCACATCCATGAAGAACTGGTGCCCATCCTCCAGCATGGCGAGGCCGCTGCCAGTACCGGGCAGGGGCACATTCGCGGCCTCCAGGCTCTCGCCCTCTCCGAGCCCGACAAAGGCGGCCCCCTCCTGCAGCGTGACACCAGCCAGCTCCAGATTTGCAGCGCTCTTGCCAAACTTGAAGCACAGGCGCGCATCGCCATCATTTGTACTGGTGGCAATAAACGGTCTGATCACGTGCTGCCACTGCGTGGTTACACTGACTTTTTCCGTATAGCCGAGGCCATACCAGTTCGTCGGTCCACTGTTGGAGACATCCACATAGAGGCCCCGCGGCTCATCTGAGCGCACCCAGTAGCTGACGGTGTAGGCCTTGCCTTTCTCGATCGTCAGCCCCTGGCACATTAACTCCTGCGACTGAACATGCTCGCCCTGCTTGATGATATCCAAACGCAGGGCCGGAATACTCTTTTGCGGGCCGGGCTGATCGGGAACCATTTCGACATCGCCCTTAGCGGCGTGCAGCCACCAGGGCTTCGCCGGTTTATTTTTACCAAAATCATCGCCTCCGACCATGACGGCCCCCAAGCGCTGCTCAGCGGTCGGTTCCCAAGCCTTCAGGAGCTTGGCCGTCGTACCATAGCGCTTGATCAGCCACGTATTCCACTGCTGCTGCAGCTCTTTCCGGTAAGGCTCGGCAAGGTCATCGATGATCGAAAGATCGTGGGTACTGAAGGCGTTCTCGTTTGTGATCTCGACCATGGCGATGCCGGGGTCGTCAACACGACGCATGTTGTCGCGGTAAGGGTTGCGGTGCCAGAGGTACTCGCGGCAGAACTCCTTAAAGCGCTCGCGCATCTCGGGCACGAAGTAGAGCAGGTACTTATCAAACATGAACGCCCGGCTGTCACCCCGGTCGATAAAGCCCTCCTCCTTCGTAAAGCTGCGGGAGACGTGCAGGTTCAGGTTCAGGTAGATACCGCGCTCATTGAGCTGGTTAAAAAAGTAGTCCTGTAGCTCAAGCTGACCGGGGTCCATCTCGCGGTGTCCATCCTTGGCCGGCTGCCAGATACCCCGCGGGGTGTTGCCCATGTCATGGTGGTGGATGCGCACGGCGTTAACGCCGAGACCGGCCAGGCGCTTCGCCACCTTTTCCGCATCCTCGTGCGTGGGGAAGTTCGCCTCAAAGGTCACATTCACACCCCAGATGCGCAGGCGCTCATCGCCTGTGTAGAAGTGCCCGTCCTTGATCTCGACAAAGCCGTCCTCCCCGGCTGGCTCGCGCAAGAGCGCCGAAAAGTCCGTCACGCTATCGCCCTCCATATCCCCCGTGATCGCAAAGGGGAACCAGCCCGGACTACCCGGGCCTTCCTGGGCGGGGGCGGTATCCGCGAAAGCACCGACGTGGGCACTGGTTAAACCGAAGGCGAAAAGAGCGACGAGTTTTCTAATGAGCATGGGGTCCGGGCAGACTGAGAAAAGTCCCGGCACAAATCAAGCCACCAATTCTCCTCACGGCCTATCCGAAGCGACCCGCACTCCAGGCATTCAGAATCACGCAAACCCACGTAAAAAAGACATTCACCAGCGCGAAGAATACAGCCGCGCTCCCCATATCCTTGGCCCGACGGGCAAAGGGGTGCGTCTCCTGGCTCACGTAGTCCACCGTCCACTCGATCGCGGAGTTGAGCAGCTCAGTAATCAGCACGATAAAGAGGCTGCTGATCATGAGGGCCGTCCCGATCCAGCCCACGGGCAGGAAGATAGCCACGGGCACGAGAATCACGCACAAAAGCAGCTCCTGCCGAAAGGCCGACTCCTGCTTCATGGCGGCCCCGATCCCCTGCAGCGAATAGCGGAGGGCGTTATAAATACGTCGCAGGCCCCCGGTGGACTTGTCCTGACGGACGGTGTCCTCGATGGAGCGAGCGGCGGTTTCCGGTTGGCGTTCCTGCAGCATAGGTGTGCAAAAAAGGAAAGCCGCGAACGTATCGCGGCTTTCCCATAAGGCAAACTTTTAAGGCGCAGTACACCGGTTTGTAACAAACCGGTGCCGCTCCGATTAAAGCAGGCTGAAGCTGACGGTCACACCGGCAACAACGATCGAGACCATGCTCATCAGCTTGATGAGGATGTTCAGGCTCGGGCCGGAGGTGTCCTTGAAGGGGTCACCCACCGTATCACCGATGACGGAGGCCTTGTGGGCTTCGGAGCCCTTACCACCGTGGTGGCCTTCTTCGATGTGCTTCTTGGCGTTGTCCCAGGCACCACCACTGTTGGCCATGAAGACCGCCAGCGAGAAGCCGCCACAAAGGGCGCCACCGAGCAGACCGAGCACGCCCGGCACGCCGAAGACGATACCCACCAGCACCGGCACGACTACAGCCGTCAGCGCGGGGAAGAGCATTTCCTTCTGGGCAGCAAAGGTCGAGATGGTCACGCAGCGTGCGTAATCCGGCTCAGCCTTACCCTCGAGGATACCGGCGATCTCCTTAAACTGACGGCGAACTTCGTCCACCATCTGGGAGGCAGCGCGGCCCACAGCGTTCATGGTCAGACCGCAGAACAGGAACGCCATCATGCAGCCCAGAAACAGGCCGATGATCACCTTCGGGTTCATCAGGTTGACTTCAAAGACATTCATCATGTCGAACAGGCTCAGGTTGGTCACCTGGTCGCTATTCACGACCGTCGTGCCGTCCGGGAAGAGGAAGCTGCCGGCCTGCGCCATGACGCGGTTGATGCCGATCTTCAGCTCTTCGATGTAGGAGGCCAGCAGGGCCAGAGCGGTCAGAGCGGCGGAGCCGATGGCGAAGCCCTTACCGGTCGCGGCCGTGGTGTTACCCAGCGAGTCGAGCAGGTCCGTGCGGCGGCGCACTTCAGGATCGAGGCCGCTCATTTCGGCGTTACCACCGGCGTTGTCGGCGATGGGGCCGTAGGCGTCCGTGGCCAGGGTGATGCCCAGCGTGGAGAGCATACCGACAGCAGCGATGCCGATACCGTAGAGACCCTGCGACATGGTCGCCGAATCAAAGGAGAAGTTCGTCGAAAGCAGGTAAGCCAGCGTCGTACCGACACACACAGCCAGCACCGGGTAAGCGACAGAGAGCATCCCCTCGCCCATACCAGCGATGATAACTGTAGCCGGGCCTGTATTGGCCTGCTCAGCGATCTTCTGCGTCGGGCGGTAAGCCTGCGAGGTGTAGTACTCGGTAGCGCGACCGATAACGATACCCGTGATCAAACCGACCACGATAGCGCCCCAGACACCGAGCCAATTCGGGATGTCGAGGAGGTACAGGACCCCAGCGGCGAAAACGATAACCAGCGCGGAGCTGATGTTGATACCCTTACCCAGAGCACCGAGCAGGACCTTGCTGTCAGCACCCTTTTTCACACGGACGCTGAAGATACCGAGAATGGACAGCAGCGTACCGAAGGCACCGATCAGCATCGGGGCGATAACGGCCTTCATCTGGACGTCCGTCCCCTGACCGAGGAACGCGGCAGCACCGAGCGAAGCGGTGGCCAGGATCGAGCCACAGTAGCTCTCGTACAGGTCAGCGCCCATACCGGCCACGTCACCGACGTTGTCACCGACGTTGTCAGCGATGGTAGCGGGGTTGCGCGGGTCGTCTTCCGGGATACCGGCTTCGACCTTACCGACGAGGTCGGCACCGACGTCAGCGGCCTTGGTAAAGATACCGCCGCCAACACGGGCGAACAGAGCCTGCAAAGAGGCACCCATACCGAAGGTCAGCATCGTGGTGGTGATGATGATGAGGTTATGGCCGCCGGCCTCGGCGATCGGGTAGAAGTTAGCCAGAACCAGGAACCAGATGGAGATGTCCAGCAGGCCCAGACCGACCACAACCAGGCCCATAACGGCACCGGAGCGGAAGGCAACACGCAGACCGTGGTCGAGCGAGTCATTGGCGGCATTGGCAGCACGCGCACTGGCGTAGGTGGCGGTCTTCATACCGAAGAAGCCAGCCAGACCCGAGAAGAAGCCCCCCGTCAGGAACGCGAACGGCACCCAGGGGTTCTGAAGCTTCAGCCCGTAGGCGAGCACGGCGAAAACCAGCGTGAGGATAACGAAGACGATACCCACGATCTTGTACTGCTGGCGCAGATAAGCGTAGGCACCGGCGCGCACGTGCGCGGCGATCTTCTTCATGGTATCAGTGCCTTCGCTCTCCGCCATCATCTGACGGAAGAAGTACCAGGCAAAGGCCAGGGCGACGATCGAGCCGACCGGGACAAACCAAAATAGCGGATGAATGGATTGCATAACTAAACGGATAAGATTGTTCTATAAAATGTAGCGTAAACGGGATCCCTTAGCCCAGGGATGCCTCGGCAGAGCGCCACCACTCGTAGTATTCGCGCTGGAGCTGATCCATGCTCGGCATCGGGTAGAAGAGCATCTTGTCGGAGCTGCCGACGAAGAAGCCGCTCTTGACCGTGCGGTACAGGATGTCACCAGGCATGGAACGGATAACAGCCTTGGTCTGCTTGACCTCGTTGTCCTTGACGGCCATGAGGCAGTCGCGCAGGTGGCTGATGTTCGGGTACGGCAGGTTGTCGGCCTTGGCGTTGGCCGGATCTTCAGCGAGACCGTCGAGTTCGAGGTCGCAGAAGACGATCTTATCCACAGAAACGGGGTCGTTGCGGTCGGTGATGCGCTTGCAGAAGGCATCGGGGCTCAGCGAGCTGGCCACACGCGGACGCAGCGGGCAGATTTCCTGGTAGAGGTGAACCGCGTCGGTGCTCTTCGGTTCGTAAACCTCGGGCTCGATCGCGAGCATTTTGCCATCATCGGTGATCAGGTACAGCTTACCCAGCGCATCGAGCGGCACATGCTCAAGCACACGGTAGATCGACAGATAGGTCGACTTACG
This genomic interval from Ruficoccus sp. ZRK36 contains the following:
- a CDS encoding sodium-translocating pyrophosphatase — protein: MQSIHPLFWFVPVGSIVALAFAWYFFRQMMAESEGTDTMKKIAAHVRAGAYAYLRQQYKIVGIVFVILTLVFAVLAYGLKLQNPWVPFAFLTGGFFSGLAGFFGMKTATYASARAANAANDSLDHGLRVAFRSGAVMGLVVVGLGLLDISIWFLVLANFYPIAEAGGHNLIIITTTMLTFGMGASLQALFARVGGGIFTKAADVGADLVGKVEAGIPEDDPRNPATIADNVGDNVGDVAGMGADLYESYCGSILATASLGAAAFLGQGTDVQMKAVIAPMLIGAFGTLLSILGIFSVRVKKGADSKVLLGALGKGINISSALVIVFAAGVLYLLDIPNWLGVWGAIVVGLITGIVIGRATEYYTSQAYRPTQKIAEQANTGPATVIIAGMGEGMLSVAYPVLAVCVGTTLAYLLSTNFSFDSATMSQGLYGIGIAAVGMLSTLGITLATDAYGPIADNAGGNAEMSGLDPEVRRRTDLLDSLGNTTAATGKGFAIGSAALTALALLASYIEELKIGINRVMAQAGSFLFPDGTTVVNSDQVTNLSLFDMMNVFEVNLMNPKVIIGLFLGCMMAFLFCGLTMNAVGRAASQMVDEVRRQFKEIAGILEGKAEPDYARCVTISTFAAQKEMLFPALTAVVVPVLVGIVFGVPGVLGLLGGALCGGFSLAVFMANSGGAWDNAKKHIEEGHHGGKGSEAHKASVIGDTVGDPFKDTSGPSLNILIKLMSMVSIVVAGVTVSFSLL
- the lipA gene encoding lipoyl synthase — protein: MSDSDLQRKPSWLRAKLPNGPGYMETRRNVDSHNLHTVCQSAQCPNMGECWSRGTATVMILGNTCTRSCTFCAIHTGRPTELDLGEPARVADSVARMGLKHVVVTSVARDDLKDGGASVWAATVRAIRHRCPNTAIEVLPADFRGKAEHLDILLDAKPDILNHNMETVKRLQRPIRKTATYDRSMWVLKHAKSRGFITKSGIMLGIGEKEEEMVELLKDLRAIGVNILTIGQYLQPTKNHEPIDRWVTPEEFAHWKSFGLGMGFDVIESGPLVRSSYHADEQSDGFKLVERRSGAAATA
- a CDS encoding carbohydrate binding domain-containing protein, whose translation is MLIRKLVALFAFGLTSAHVGAFADTAPAQEGPGSPGWFPFAITGDMEGDSVTDFSALLREPAGEDGFVEIKDGHFYTGDERLRIWGVNVTFEANFPTHEDAEKVAKRLAGLGVNAVRIHHHDMGNTPRGIWQPAKDGHREMDPGQLELQDYFFNQLNERGIYLNLNLHVSRSFTKEEGFIDRGDSRAFMFDKYLLYFVPEMRERFKEFCREYLWHRNPYRDNMRRVDDPGIAMVEITNENAFSTHDLSIIDDLAEPYRKELQQQWNTWLIKRYGTTAKLLKAWEPTAEQRLGAVMVGGDDFGKNKPAKPWWLHAAKGDVEMVPDQPGPQKSIPALRLDIIKQGEHVQSQELMCQGLTIEKGKAYTVSYWVRSDEPRGLYVDVSNSGPTNWYGLGYTEKVSVTTQWQHVIRPFIATSTNDGDARLCFKFGKSAANLELAGVTLQEGAAFVGLGEGESLEAANVPLPGTGSGLAMLEDGHQFFMDVEVEFIQDMTRYLRDDLGVKVPITGSQASYHGAHVTAESCEYVDMHGYWHHPSFPGKSWDRNNWFVKNIPMEQFPGEDTLTRAGTWRILGRPFTVSEWMIPSPNNFAASTAPFAGVLAALQDWDGVFFFNYHTLGGQWDIQGLYGFFNLTGDPVKLALMGVSANLYVRGDLKPLSKVAAGTLNERPSPLLAFDRQIGIDPELEHPTVPSPDKFLSDPDGQVVWQTDAPRKARLIVNTPATRGLFGLVADSETKLDGLTMSIGSVDRDYACVFVSSYDGSALEEASRLVLVAVGRAESPGMAWNEDRTTVGNDWGRGPAEVNGIPATFTLDASVSAVYALDGDGKRLSSVPVTKAADGSSTWTIGPDDQTLWYEVRLQD
- the lipB gene encoding lipoyl(octanoyl) transferase LipB, coding for MGLTIEDWGRTAYTDAFERQLERVEQRLDGEIGDTLILTEHDSVYTIGARHGAEKHLLLAPDALTQKGITVAKTNRGGDITWHGPGQIVGYPVVSLADTRDLHAYLRNIEQLIINVLGSLGLAADRREGLTGIWLGTRKIAAIGVAVKRWVTYHGFALNVNCDLGNFGGIVPCGITPAEGTVTSAAAELGHEIDLTEVKQLIATEAETLFGVEATNA
- a CDS encoding DUF456 domain-containing protein, which encodes MEHEGIHWLPFLVTALIIFIGVLGSIVPVLPGCVIIWSGIFIYKLWVPGDVSWKVVIITGLLAALAQVLDFIAGYWGAKKFGGSTRGAVGAVLGGIIGPFVMSPFFGLVLGPIIGAIIGELSARRTLLESGKSGVGTLVGGIASFIIKIGISFCMVAMFYYSMFA
- the hspQ gene encoding heat shock protein HspQ; this translates as MIAPREAFRQRGTPRFRVGQLVRHVRYGYRGVVVAFDEVCQASESWYSHNQTRPDRNQPWYHVLVDGVSYSTYAAQESLTADTAGECIIHPWTELYFSSFEDGAYVRNDTEWPHGAP
- a CDS encoding diacylglycerol kinase, translating into MLQERQPETAARSIEDTVRQDKSTGGLRRIYNALRYSLQGIGAAMKQESAFRQELLLCVILVPVAIFLPVGWIGTALMISSLFIVLITELLNSAIEWTVDYVSQETHPFARRAKDMGSAAVFFALVNVFFTWVCVILNAWSAGRFG